DNA from Gemmatimonadaceae bacterium:
TCGCCGAACCGGATGGTCGCGAGGTAGACCTTGGGCTCGCCATTCACGAAGCGCAGGAGTCGCGTACCGCGGCCAGTCAGGATGATGAGGAGACCGGTCGCAAACGGGTCGAGCGTGCCGGCGTGGCCAGCCTTGCGAGTCCCGATGGCCCGTGTGACTGCGCGGACCGCATCGAACGAAGTGATCCCGACCGGCTTGTCGACGAGGACGAGCGCGTCAGTCGAGATCGTCGGCATCACGCGTGTCCACGTTGCCCTCGCGGATCTGCGCCAGCAGCGATTCAATGCGCGCGGCGTGGGCGACGGAATGGTCGAGGCGGAACTCGATCTCCGGAGCGGCGTGGATACGCAGCGAGCGCCCGAGTTTGCTGCGCAGGTGTCCGGCGAGCGAGGTCAGTCCCTCGACGGTCGATGCGCGCTGGGTGTCGTCGCCCATGATGCTGACGAAGACCTTGGCGTGCCGGAGGTCGCGCGTGACTTCGACCGCCGTCACGGTGACGATCCCGGTGATGCGCGGATCCTTGACGCCCTCAGCGAGAAAGCGGGCGACCTGCTCGCGGATGGCCTCCGCGACGCGGTCCGGGCGTCGGCGGTCAACGGGCATGTGACGCGAGGCGATGGGTGGATGCGTGGAGTGACGCGGCCCGTAGCGACCGGCGCCGCGGCGTCAGTTGGCCGCGGCCTCCGGCTGCAGGGTACGCGCGACTTCTTCCTTGCGGTAGCACTCGATCACGTCGCCGACCTTGATGTCGTTGAAGTTCTCGATGCCGATGCCGCACTCGTACCCTTCCTTCACTTCCTTCACATCGTCCTTGAAGCGACGGAGCGAGGCGATCCCGCCCTCGAAGATCTCGGAGCCATCGCGCACGAGACGCACGCGGCCGGCGCGATTGATGACGCCGCTCCGGACGGAGCACCCGGCGATGGTGCCGATGCGGGAGACCTTGAAGACCTCGCGTACCTCGGCTTCGCCGAGCACCACCTCGCGCTCTTCGGGTCGCAGCATGCCTTCGAGGGCGGCGCGGACGTCGGCGACGGCCTCGTAGATGATGCGATAGAGCTTGATCTCGACGCCTTCCTTTTCCGCGGCGGCACGAGCGTTGTTGTCTGGCCGCACGTGGAAGCCGATGATGACCGCCCTCGAGGCGCGCGCCAGGAGAATGTCGCCCTCGGTGATGGCGCCGACGCCGCGATGGACCACCTCGACCTGCACTTCGTTGTTGGACAACTGCTGCAGCGCGTCGGCGAGCGCTTCGGCCGGTCCACCCTGGTCGGCCTTGATCACGATGCGCAGGTTCCGCTTCTGGCCCGCGGACGCCTGCGACATGAAGTCCTGGAGCGAGACGGCGCTCTTGCTGGTGCGACGGCTCTTGGCCTCGCGATCGAGGCGCTCGCGTCGCTGCGCAATCTCGCGCGCCTGCGTGGCGTCCTCGACGACGAGGAACTGATCGCCGGCCATCGGGACGCCTGCGAGGCCGAGCACCTGCACCGGAATGGCCGGCCCGGCCTGCTTGACCTGCTTGCCGCGTTCGTCGAGCAGCGCACGCACACGGCCCGAGAACAGGCCGCAGATGAAATTGTCGCCCACACGCAGCGTACCGCCCTGCACCAGCACGGTCGCGACCGGTCCCTTCCCTGCGTCGAGCTGCGCTTCGACGACGGAGCCGGTGGCGGCCTTGTCGGGGTTCGACTTGAGATCGAGGACCTCGGCCTGCAGGAGGATCTGGTCGAGCAACTCGGCGACACCGGTGCCCTTCTTTGCGGAGATGGGCGTGGAAAGCGTCTGGCCACCGAACTGCTCGAGCACGACCCCGTGTTGCAGGAGGTCTTGCGACACCCGCATCGGGTTGGCTTCGGGCAGGTCGACCTTGTTGATGGCGACGATGAGCGGCACGCCCGCGTTCTTTGCGTGCGAGATGGCCTCGATCGTTTGCGGCATCACGGAGTCGTTCGCCGCAACGACCAGCACGACGATGTCCGTGACCTGGGCACCACGCGCACGCATCGCGGTGAAGGCCTGGTGGCCCGGCGTGTCGAGGAACGTGATCGCGCGATCGCCCGGCAGCGACACGTGGTACGCGCCGATGTGCTGCGTGATGCCGCCGGCTTCGCCCGCCACCACGTTTGCCTTGCGGATGTAGTCGAGCAGCGACGTCTTGCCGTGGTCGACGTGACCCATGATGGTGACGACCGGCGGACGCGCCCTGAGATCCTCGGCCTTGTCCTTTTCCACCGCGCCGATGTCGGCCTTGTACTCCTCCTCGCGCGCCGCTTCGAAGCCGAACTCCGTCGCGATCAGTTCGATCTGGTCAAAATCCAGGCGCTGATTGATCGTGACCATCAGGCCGAGGTTCTTGAACGCAAAGCCAACGATCTGCGTCGCGGGCACCTTCAGAATGTCCGCGAGCTCGGCGACCGTGATGAACTCGTTGACGCGGACGGTCTTTCTCTCGCGTTCCACTTCTTCGCGGCGCTGGGCTTCGAGATCGGCCCGCGACTCATCCGGCCGACGCGTGCCGCGCTTGGCGACACCGCCGCGCATGTTCTGCATGACGCGCGTGATGTTTGCCGACACTTCTTCCTGGTCGACGCGGTCGCGTTTGCCCTTCTTCTTGCCCCGGGTGCCAGCGCTCGATGAGTCCGCGGGCTTGCGATCATCCCGCGCCGGAATGCTGACGCCACCACTCGGCGTCCCTGACGCAACGGGCCGAGGCGGCGGGTACGCCCCACCGGCCGCACCTGGCCGCTGCGCGCGCGGCGGAGCCGGCACGATCGGGCGCGGGCGCTGGCGGTTGAGCGCCGGAGGGGAAGCGCTCGCGACGGGGACGGAACGCGGCGGCACACTGGCCACGGGTACCGGAGTCGGCGCGGGAACAGGCGCGCGCTCGGGGGGCGCGTCTGCCTGGACCG
Protein-coding regions in this window:
- the rbfA gene encoding 30S ribosome-binding factor RbfA; the encoded protein is MPVDRRRPDRVAEAIREQVARFLAEGVKDPRITGIVTVTAVEVTRDLRHAKVFVSIMGDDTQRASTVEGLTSLAGHLRSKLGRSLRIHAAPEIEFRLDHSVAHAARIESLLAQIREGNVDTRDADDLD
- the infB gene encoding translation initiation factor IF-2, with protein sequence MAGEFGISAEDVMQLLKAMDVPVRSHLSLLTDDQVARVRARWEREKRARQEKPASAPPTRTGRRRGTPAVEPAAAAEAPAAARGSVRRRKAADLPPAEAEVVVADDDVPAPFDAPTEEAPERVTVEAVAPPPAEVVTAPVATPEPHAEPVQADAPPERAPVPAPTPVPVASVPPRSVPVASASPPALNRQRPRPIVPAPPRAQRPGAAGGAYPPPRPVASGTPSGGVSIPARDDRKPADSSSAGTRGKKKGKRDRVDQEEVSANITRVMQNMRGGVAKRGTRRPDESRADLEAQRREEVERERKTVRVNEFITVAELADILKVPATQIVGFAFKNLGLMVTINQRLDFDQIELIATEFGFEAAREEEYKADIGAVEKDKAEDLRARPPVVTIMGHVDHGKTSLLDYIRKANVVAGEAGGITQHIGAYHVSLPGDRAITFLDTPGHQAFTAMRARGAQVTDIVVLVVAANDSVMPQTIEAISHAKNAGVPLIVAINKVDLPEANPMRVSQDLLQHGVVLEQFGGQTLSTPISAKKGTGVAELLDQILLQAEVLDLKSNPDKAATGSVVEAQLDAGKGPVATVLVQGGTLRVGDNFICGLFSGRVRALLDERGKQVKQAGPAIPVQVLGLAGVPMAGDQFLVVEDATQAREIAQRRERLDREAKSRRTSKSAVSLQDFMSQASAGQKRNLRIVIKADQGGPAEALADALQQLSNNEVQVEVVHRGVGAITEGDILLARASRAVIIGFHVRPDNNARAAAEKEGVEIKLYRIIYEAVADVRAALEGMLRPEEREVVLGEAEVREVFKVSRIGTIAGCSVRSGVINRAGRVRLVRDGSEIFEGGIASLRRFKDDVKEVKEGYECGIGIENFNDIKVGDVIECYRKEEVARTLQPEAAAN